One genomic window of Mycolicibacterium neoaurum includes the following:
- a CDS encoding peptidoglycan-binding protein → MPVYRAHVEQTKQFMRARDDTNAPYVFGGALSTSVRQGTDCSEIWQTALEMALGRWVPGRQAEGATTESYRGMKIGGPPGPFGTIRVGHWRDIPADAVAKLAFHHGPNGGANSHMWGELDGLRIESRGGDGVVTGSKARPLEDGYGHFWVYLPGPIVNDGTPIPPAPPEVIMLGRRYEAGGDRVKALQLALNRTIGAGLDPDGEFGPMTENAVIAFQRSRNLEADGIAGPVTLRALGLSFATTTPDTAPSSAIALLRRVMTPTDITNAMLGDYMPHLAEATRAAEITTVKRAAAWYATLGHESAGLRYMAEIQTNGAGWSDDRRIYRGRGPIQLTWSSNYRKFGQWCKTKGYITDSEMFVKQPTLVEQPRWGFLAASWYWLHAGPRPGQINAFADAGDIVAVSRCVNGWIDGVDPVGMPDRRTRYLNCLALGDQLLTLTTPSTPTDPIEELLMSNEPRPSQSHYRADNKPVLTPMDALYQANAMKHEEMVEAAALRGEIWAIQDLAKLAAGAIPGAHDPDGPFWRTRAAGLLNTIQATRPELITAANPGKA, encoded by the coding sequence ATGCCCGTATACCGAGCACACGTCGAGCAGACCAAACAGTTCATGCGTGCCCGCGATGACACCAACGCCCCCTACGTATTCGGTGGTGCGCTGTCGACCAGCGTGCGGCAAGGCACCGACTGCTCGGAGATCTGGCAGACCGCCCTGGAGATGGCCCTCGGCCGTTGGGTGCCCGGCCGGCAAGCCGAAGGCGCGACGACCGAGTCCTACCGCGGCATGAAGATCGGCGGCCCACCGGGACCGTTCGGCACCATCCGCGTCGGACACTGGCGCGACATCCCCGCCGACGCGGTGGCCAAGCTGGCCTTCCACCACGGCCCCAACGGCGGGGCGAACAGTCACATGTGGGGCGAGCTCGACGGACTGCGCATCGAATCCCGCGGCGGCGACGGTGTCGTCACCGGCAGCAAGGCCCGCCCCCTGGAGGACGGCTACGGCCACTTCTGGGTGTACCTGCCCGGACCCATCGTCAACGACGGCACACCGATCCCGCCGGCACCACCCGAGGTCATCATGCTCGGCCGCCGGTACGAGGCCGGCGGCGATCGCGTCAAGGCCCTGCAGCTGGCCCTCAACCGGACGATCGGCGCCGGCCTGGACCCCGACGGCGAGTTCGGCCCCATGACCGAGAACGCCGTCATCGCCTTCCAACGAAGCCGGAACCTGGAGGCAGACGGCATCGCCGGCCCCGTCACGCTGCGGGCCCTGGGCCTGTCCTTCGCGACCACCACCCCCGACACCGCCCCGTCATCGGCGATCGCGCTACTGCGCCGCGTCATGACCCCCACCGACATCACCAACGCCATGCTCGGCGACTACATGCCGCACCTGGCCGAGGCCACCCGCGCCGCCGAAATCACCACCGTCAAGCGTGCCGCCGCCTGGTATGCCACCCTCGGCCACGAATCGGCCGGCCTGCGCTACATGGCCGAGATCCAGACCAACGGCGCCGGCTGGTCAGACGACCGACGCATCTACCGCGGCCGCGGACCCATCCAACTGACATGGTCCTCGAACTACCGAAAGTTCGGGCAGTGGTGCAAGACAAAGGGATACATCACCGACTCGGAGATGTTCGTCAAACAACCCACGCTCGTCGAGCAGCCGCGATGGGGCTTCCTGGCCGCATCGTGGTACTGGCTGCACGCCGGACCACGTCCCGGCCAGATCAACGCATTCGCCGACGCCGGCGACATCGTCGCCGTATCCCGCTGCGTCAACGGCTGGATTGACGGCGTCGACCCGGTCGGCATGCCTGACCGGCGCACCCGATACCTCAACTGCCTGGCGCTCGGCGACCAACTGCTCACCCTCACAACACCATCCACACCCACCGACCCGATCGAGGAGCTCCTGATGTCCAACGAACCGCGACCGTCCCAATCGCACTACCGCGCCGACAACAAGCCCGTCCTGACACCCATGGACGCGCTGTACCAGGCCAACGCGATGAAACACGAGGAAATGGTCGAGGCCGCCGCGCTGCGCGGCGAGATCTGGGCCATCCAGGACCTCGCCAAGCTCGCCGCCGGCGCCATCCCCGGCGCCCACGACCCCGACGGCCCATTCTGGCGGACCCGAGCCGCAGGCCTGCTCAACACCATCCAGGCAACCCGCCCGGAACTCATCACCGCTGCAAACCCCGGAAAGGCATAA
- a CDS encoding tyrosine-type recombinase/integrase — MARTSIKTRRGHVRAVARTLGAGTPAEVTTTDLVTLAAKQKWSNDHRRGLRTSLILFYDWAVAHGHARANPAHELPQVPESKPRPRPVPDWLWDEVVRKAGPRELLMARLACELGLRRAEVAQVHTDDVFWNGDGYALMVHGKGLRQRELPMLDDLAEEVQRGPGRWSGHDRGYLFPDKEDGHLSEGHVGVLLSRLLGPGWSGHKLRHRFASLGFAGTKDLLAVQKSLGHASPATTIRYTASATSEMRAVTEAVAARRPVAAIG, encoded by the coding sequence ATGGCCCGGACCAGCATCAAGACACGCCGAGGGCACGTACGCGCCGTGGCCCGCACGCTGGGCGCAGGTACACCGGCCGAAGTGACCACCACTGACCTGGTGACACTCGCCGCCAAACAGAAGTGGTCGAACGACCACCGCCGCGGCCTGCGGACCTCACTCATTCTCTTCTACGACTGGGCGGTCGCTCATGGGCACGCCAGGGCCAATCCGGCGCACGAGTTACCGCAGGTCCCCGAATCGAAACCGCGACCGAGGCCTGTACCTGATTGGCTATGGGACGAGGTCGTTCGCAAGGCTGGGCCTCGCGAACTGCTAATGGCGCGTCTCGCGTGCGAGCTCGGACTCCGACGCGCGGAGGTCGCCCAGGTGCACACCGACGATGTCTTCTGGAACGGTGACGGCTACGCGCTCATGGTCCACGGCAAGGGCCTACGGCAACGTGAGTTGCCTATGCTCGACGACCTGGCCGAGGAGGTCCAACGCGGACCTGGCCGTTGGTCCGGCCACGACCGTGGATACCTGTTCCCCGACAAAGAAGACGGTCACCTGTCCGAGGGGCATGTTGGGGTCCTGCTCAGCCGACTGCTTGGTCCGGGGTGGTCTGGCCACAAGTTGCGACATCGATTCGCCTCACTAGGCTTCGCTGGCACAAAAGACCTGCTGGCTGTCCAAAAATCGCTGGGCCACGCATCGCCTGCTACGACAATCCGCTACACAGCATCAGCAACGTCGGAAATGCGAGCAGTAACCGAGGCCGTAGCTGCTCGGCGACCGGTCGCGGCTATCGGGTAG